From the Terriglobia bacterium genome, the window GTAGAGTCAGAAGGCTTTCCGGAAATATAGGGGCGGGCAAAATTTTTCCGCGGAATCAGCGGGAACCGCGAAAAGCGCCGAACCCCTGTTGTGAAGTCCTGTGTTTCAGGGCTTTGGCGCTATTAATGGATGTGACTTTACCGTCAGGATGTTGATCATGCTGCGCGAGGGCCACTGAATTGGAGGCCTTCTTCTTCTTACTACTAAAAGATGTCTTCTTCACGCCCAAGGCGATGTCGGCAAACTCAAGGTAGCGGTTGGAACGGGCAATGCCGGCAGGCTCATATGTCCTGGGCTCTGATTGGTTAACGGTGCGCGGAGCTATCCAAACTCCATCTGGAGGCGCAACGGGCTTGCGAGGCTTGGTTTTCCTGGGCATGTTGATCACCGCTGACTAATATCAACCACCCGCATGCATGCGCGTTTCAATTTGTAGGATGCGTCAGCTGCTATGGAAGATTGCCAAAAATTTTTCCCAATCCTTGAAAATCCAAAAGCCCTTTGCCGCAGATTTTACGCCAGATAACCCCGGATCGGCGTGTCGCCCATTCGCTGCGTAAGCGAATCGGATGATCATCTTGATTCAGTTCTTACAATCCGTTCTTACAACCCAAGGCAATCCGGCATAATCTAAATTGAGCCGTAAGGTGTTTTAAAGGATTAAAACCTCCGCCCGATTCCCACCCCCTTACCGGGCAGGTATTTCTCTCCTAAAGCGCCTGCTTGCAGCGGCAAGTACCTTAATAACGGCAGTTTGAATGGCGAAGAAGGGCAAGAACAACTATCGCAAAAGCGACCTGTGGATTGCTCCGTCTTCACGCCTCAAGCAGCCCGTACAGCAAAGGGATTGGAAGCTTCACAGGGTTGAGCCATCAGAATGCAACAAGTTTCTGGCGCTGGCGGATATAGCCCTGGGACTGGCGCCCGCGAAGCCGAAGATGAAACGCGGCGCATAACAGCAGAACGAGCGAGGGGGGAAATGCAGATTTCAAGAGATGCAGATGGACTGCGGTTCGTGGGGGAGTGCGCCCCGGAAAAGGGTTTTGTGTCCGGGGACATTCAATGCGCCGGCTGCGGCCGCCGTATTGATCCACACGTAAATTCCAATGACATTTCACTGGTCTGCAAGGGGTGCGGCTTCAAAAAAACTTTCTGGGCAGAGGCCGACATGCAGGTTTATCTGGCTGAAAACTGGAACCGGTTAAGACAGGCGTGCACTCATCCCTCGGTAAGCATGAACCAACCTTCCCCAAGTTAGTTCGTCCGGCTGGGTCCGGGACCTTGTGTCCTGCGATTGATGGCGGAGACCAACCGCTGCTGGAGATCGTTGACGGATTCGAACAAGACCTGAATTCCTTCTGTCCGCACGGTGATCAGCCCGCGTTCCATATCGCCGCACAGGCTTTTCACCAACTGCTCAAACCTTCTGAGCCGCTCGGCCGTGAGGAAAGCCAGCACAGAATCAGGACCTTTTTTAGCGCCTTCCGCATGGATGAGTTCGCTTGCGCTCCAGGCCGTCAAGCGCACATTGTCCACGCGATGACGAAATTCGCTCAGAGCCGCGGGGGCGGGCGGCGGCTCTGACTTAAGCCGTTCTTCCAGTCGCTTCAACTCAGCGGAGAAATGCCTGATTTCAGAAGACAGGTCTTTCGGGGTCGTGTTCATGGGGCCTCATTCTACCTCGTTAGCCGTCACTCTAACGTGAGATGCGTCGAGGGGCGTGGCCCACGCGCTGTGCATTTATATCCCAGTGTTACTGTTTTCGCTGAGGACAGAGGTGCGCCTTCTCCGCGATCCGCAGATTTTTGAGCTTGTCACTGGCAGCAATGAATTCGCGACAGGCCATGCAATACGACTGCATTCGCGGGGGCATTCCGCCAACAGGACGGCGCTCAAAACGCGGCTTGGGCGTCTTCAGGGGCATGATCAGGGGGTGTGTTCGTGCGGATTGTACCGCAGGTTGGCTTAATCTGACCGGTTCGGGTATGAAGTTTTTGCAAGGGCAACACAAGCGAGCGGCCCTCACCTTTCGCAAAGGCGCGAAGGATGGGGCAAAAAGTTGTGACGATCTCCCCCTGGCTTTTTTCTAGCCCGCTGATTGTGTCTGGTGATTGGCGAATCTGCGTTCAGCGGTGAACCGGGCCACCCGGGCCAGGGGCCTGAAAGTAGAACGCAATCCGATGAGAAGTATTTCTATGTCTGGAAAAGCTAACGGCCCAATGCAACTGCTCTGGGCTCGGCGGAAACGCGTATAATCCTGGTGTTATGCCAGGGTCATCTCCAAGAATGGTGTTTCAGCAAGGCGATCATGTTTGTGCTTTATACCTCACTCCTGAAGAACAGCTCACAGCAGCAGTTGAATATATTCGCGGCGGCCTGGGCCGGGGCGAACGGTGCTTTTATGTTTGCTGCGAACATACGCTGGATGAGTTTAGATCCGCTTTAAAACAGGGTGGAATTGACGTTGAGTCAGAAGAAGCGCGCGGCGCCATCCTGCTGGCTACAAAGGACAGCGGTCACCTGGAAGGCGGCAAGTTTGATCCGGAAAAGATGATCGCATTGCTGGAGAGTGCTGTGAACGACGCGCTGAGCGCGGGATTTAAGGGCCTTTGTGCCGCCGGGGACATGAATTGGGTGCTGGACGGGGTTCCGGGCACGGAAAAGCTTGTGGAGTACGAGGCCCGGCTGAATCGCTTTTATGAATCGAGCCACGCGCTGGGGCTGTGCCTGTACAACCTGAGAACGATGCCGCCGGAATCAATCGATCATTGCCTGGCAACGCACAAATTCGTACGCATTGAAGGTCCGATACTGCTCTCAAATCCTTTCTACGAATTGCCGGAAGAGGCGTTTTCGCGAACTGCCCGTCCGGATGAAGTAGCGGGCAAGCTGCAGATAATCTACGCAGCCTGAAACCATCAAAAAATCCTGGGGCCGCGGCGCCGGTTCATTTTGGGTATTTGACTTTCGCTTTTTTATCGTCTATTGTGTCCCAATGGCTGAATCAAATGGAGCGCCGGGCAAGATCATTTATCTGGGAGCGTGCCTGATTGCCGCCGTGCGACTTGCGCGGGAAGAAAAGTGGGACCATACGCCTCGCGTTGCGGCCCGCATTGGGGACGCTATCAATCTGGCACGACGAATTTATGATCGCATGAAGATTGAATTTCCTCACATGTGAGATTACATCAGGTTTCCCGGAAGATTGCCGCGGATCAACGCGGATGAGGCGCGGATCAGGCGGACCGGCGGCGCAATTCAGGGAATGTCCTGACGGCATGAACAAAATGCTGAAGGCACAAGGATGCTCGCCGTTCCAATCCAGCCGCAGAAGTTATGACGATGACGCGATATGTGGGCTGGAGACAATGACTGCAGTTGGCAACTTCCTCCAGGATGCGGTCTGAGCCGGAAGTCCAAAGCGGAGAGCAGTCAGTAATTCTTTCGCCGGGTTTCAAGGTGAATGCAGAAGAAGCGTGCTGAGGGTGATAGTGCATGGGCCGACTTACCTCGTTGCCCGATACAATACCGCGCCTGAGCGCATTTTTAGCGAGCTTTTTATTCAGACCGGTGACTTCAGTAATTGAAACGCCAGGCAACCGAACTGCACACGAGAAGCAAACCCTTCGCCGCAGATTACGCAGATGAGCGCGGATTAAAAAAACCACCACCGAGAACGGAGACACCGAGACGAATCGGGTAATGGTGGAAGTGATGTTCGAGAAATCTGCAAGGCGCAAGCCGAATCGATGCCGAGAAATCTTCACGTCGAAGCGGAAGCGGTGGCACTCGAATCGCAATCGCATGTACTCGTTTGACCAAAGTCCGCCAAGGTGGCCGCGATGACGAGCGTCCCAAATCGGGAAAAAGTTAGCGAATAAAGTGCACTGTACTAAAAAAAGTTCTTCAGTGTCTCTGCTGGTTTAGTAGTATGGACGGCAGTCAGCGATAGGCAAGAGAACGTATAGGGTCACCTCCGCTCTCAGCTCGAATTAATTCAAACGGCCACCAAAACCAGAAACAGGAGATTGATCGATGGTCAGGAACACGTCACGCCGCGTGAATGTTTCGTCGCATCTGGACGCCCCCATGATGCAGACGAGACGTGGAGTGGCGCAGCGATCCAGTGAAGACCAGAGATCGGTTTCAAGATTCCGCGGAGGCGTTTTAAAAGAACCGAAATGGTGACTGTGATGGTGACCGGCGCGATCCCGGCGATTTGAAAGGGAATATTTTTTCGGCTTTATTTTATAGGGCTTTAACTATTTCTAATTCGAAAAAGAAAAGAACGCTTATTTGAAAGAGCGTGCCTGAAAAAACGCTGGTTCGAATGAGCGTTGAGAACAAGGAGCCAAGAATGTCCCGAATGTTGCGCGGTTCAGCGTTGTTTCTGGTGTTGATTTTACTAGCCCTGCCCGTAATGGCGCAGGTTTCACAGCCCAATGCAGACGGAAGAGATTCCGTATCACAGGGGCCCGGGAACGTGGCCCAGCCTCTGCCTGTTTTGTCTCTCCAGCCAAAGTTTCACGGCGTTCCGTGGCGTGACCCCAACGGGCCCGCACCGATAGGCTTTGCCGCCCCAGCCGGCGCGCACCTGACTTATTTCGGTGGACCGATCATCTCGAACGTCCAGGTGATACAGGTGTTGTACGGCAGCGGTTCGTATAACTCACAAATTGCCGGAACAACTTCACCGACCATGGGAAACTTCTTTGCTGATATCACCAGCACCGGACTCATCTCTTTGCTGCAGCAGTACAACACACCTGTTTCAGGCGGTACTGGTCAGACATTCGGGAATGGCACATTTGCCGGATTGTTCCAGATTGTTCCGTCAGCCGCGAACAACGGCTCCACGATTACTGACACGCAGATCCAGTCGGAACTTCTGGCGCAGATCAATGCAGGACACCTGCCCGGGCCAACCAACGATGCGCTTGGAAATCCCAATACTCTTTATATGATCTATTTCCCCCCGGGGAAAACGATCTCACAGGGCGGCAGCAATAGCTGCCAGGCCGGCGGTTTCTGCGCCTATCACGGCACAACGTCAAGCACGCTGAACACGAAGCATGTTCTGTACGGCGTACTGCCAGACATGCAGGCGGGCAGCGGTTGCTCCACGGGTTGCGGCACATCGACTGTGTTTGGCAACTATACGTCGGTTACCAGCCACGAGCTGGTTGAAGCCATGACAGATGCGGATGTGGGGATCGCAACGACGTTCTCCGCGCCGCTGGCGTGGTATGACATGACCAACGGCGAAATTGGCGATATCTGCAACGGCCAGCAAGGCTCTTACACCGCCAATGGCACCACGTATACGATCCAGTTGGAATTTTCCAACTCGGCAAATAATTGCGTTAACTTCCCGGTTGTGTCGGGACCAAATTACACGCTGTCAGCTTCACCCAGCAGCCTCACCGTAACGCAGGGAAGCAGCGGCAGCTCCACCATTACCGTGACACCGAGCGGCGGATTTACCGGAAGCGTAACGCTTTCAACGTCAGCCCTGCCTTCCGGCGTGACTGCCAGCTTTGGCACGAACCCGACAACGGGAAGCAGCTTGGTGACTTTCACAGCCAGCAGCACAGCAACCACGGGAACGACATCGGTAACGATCACCGGCGTTTCTGGGACGCTCAGCCATACAACGTCAATTTCATTGACGGTAAGTGCCACGGCCACACCAAACTTCTCGCTCTCGGCTTCGCCCAGCAGCTTGAGCGTAACGCAGGGAAGCAGCGGCAATTCGACAATCACGGTTACGCCGTCCGGCGGCTTTACCGGAAGCGTGACGCTCTCGAATTCGGCCCTGCCTTCAGGCGTAACCGCCTCGTTCGGCACCAACCCGACAACTTCGACCAGCGTTCTAACTTTCACAGCCAGCAGCACCGCAACCACCGGGACATCGACCATTACGATCACCGGCGTTTCCGGAACTCTGTCTCATACAACCACGATCAGCCTGACGATCAATGCCGCTGGCGGCACGACGAACCTCATCGTCAACGGCGGATTTGAAACCGGCTCCGCTTCTCCCTGGACTCTCACGGCCGGCGTGCTGAACAATTCCACCGCGGAGCCCGCGCACACCGGAGCATGGGATGCGTGGATGGACGGGTACGGCACTACTCATACCGATTCAGCCGCGCAGACCGTCGCCATTACCGCGGGAAAAACCAGTGCAACCCTGGTCTTCTGGCTGCACATTGATACTGCGGAAACCACTACCACCACGGCGTTCGACACCCTGAAAGTCCAGGTGTTCAACACCGGCGGCACGCTGCTCTCAACTCTGGGTACGTTCTCCAACCTGAACCATGCTACGGGCTACCAGCAGCATTCGTTCAGCTTGAACTCTTTCATTGGCCAGACAGTTGTGATCAAGTTCACTGGCACTGAAGACACCAGCCTGCAAACCTCATTCGTTCTTGACGACGTCGCATTAAATGTCCAGTAAGCGACCGTCCAGTAACGTTTGAATTCAACAAAATTTCCGGGGCCGCAAATGGCCCCGGATTTTTTTGCGACCGTTGCGTTGTGGCGCTCCAGGCATATTTAGCGCGATCGATGACTGTGTCACTCCATCATCGCTTTTCAAAAAAATTCATCATTATCAACGGGCACACACCTGGATCCAGCCTCAGCAAACGCTGGAATTTTTTACCTCTCTCCGCGTTCCGTATCATCCGCAGTAAGCTCTTGGCTTTACCACGCGTTGAATTCCCAAAATGGGAATGTCCTGATATCCACAGAAATCATGTTTTTAACAGGATTTTGGTTTGTGCTCTCGCCCTCTTCCATTGATACTCATGCAGCCTATGAAAACGAAATCCCTCTCTCTTCGCCTGGCCTTGTGCCTTGTCCTTCTTCTTAGCTCAGTCCTGGTTTCTCCGCCTCGCGTGGTTAAAGCCAGCACCAATGGCATCGTCATCAGCCAGATTTACGGAGGCGGCGGCAACGCCGGCTCAACCTTCAAGAATGACTTTATTGAGATTTTCAATGCTGATGGAGCCACGGTAAATCTGAGCGGATGGTCGGTTCAGTATTCCTCGGCCGCTGGAACAACGTGGCAGGTAACGGCGTTGAACGGCTCGCTCGCTCCCGGACAGTATTTTCTGATCCAGGAATCGCAGGGCGCAGGCGGCACAACGAATCTTCCCACGCCTAACGCCACGGGCAACATCGCAATGAGCGCCACGGCGGGGAAAGTCGCGCTGGTCAGCAGCACGGTTGCACTTTCCGGCGGCTGTCCGGTCGGCGGCGCGATCGTCGATTTCGTAGGCTATGGCACCGGCACGGGTGGCGCCTCCTGTTTTGAAGGCACGGCGGCTGCTCCTACGCTCACCAACACTACTGCGGATTTTCGCCGCAACAACGGCCTCCAGGACACTGACAGCAACACCGCAGACTTCATCACCGGTGCGCCCAATCCTCGCAACACTCCGGTTGGGACCACGAATCCCAGCGGTGCTGGCGCGGCCAGTCCCGCTTCAGTGATTCAAGGCGGCACAACTTTGCTCACCGTGCTGGTAACGACCGGCGCCAACCCAACGAGTAGCGGCATCGTCGTTTCCGGTGATCTCAGCAGTATTGGCGGCTCAGCCACCGAGCCATTCTTTGACGACGGCACCAATGGCGACGTGACCGCCGGAAACAACACGTTCTCATTCTCCACGGTTGTTACCATCACCACCACGCCCGGAACAAAATCTCTGCCGATTTCTATTTCAGACGCGCAGGGCCGTAGCGGCTCAGCCACTATCACCCTTACCGTTACCACCGCGCCCCTGAATCTCTCGATCCATGATATTCAAGGCCCGGGCGACACTTCACCTGTCGTCGGCAAGCTTGTTTCAACCACGGGAATTGTTACCGCAGTCGTCTCGAACGGCTTCTTCATCCAGAACCCTGACAATGCTGCGGATGCTGATCCCAACACCTCGGAAGGCGTCTTCGTGTTCACATCCAGCCGTCCCGCTGCGGTGGCTGCAGTCGGAAATTTTGTTCAGGTGACTGGCACCGTGAACGAATTTATTCCCAGCAGTGATCCCAATAGCCCGCCTTCGACTGAAATTTCCGGATCACCTTCAATCTCGCTGATCAGCACAGGGAATCCGCTGCCTACGCCAGTCACGCTCACTGCAGCGGATACCAATCCTGCCGGTCCCATCGACCAGCTGGAAAAATATGAAGGCATGCGCGTTCACGTTGACGTAATGACCGTCAGCGGCCCGACGGACGGCAATCTTAACGAAGCCAATGCCACGTCCACTTCCAACGGCGTCTTCTTTGGCGTAATTGCCGGTATTCTCCAGCCATTCCGTGAGCCCGGAGTGCAACTGCCGGATCCGCTGCCAGCCGGCGCTCCTTTAACAGTGACGCGTTGGGACACAAACCCGGAAATCCTCCGCGTGAATACGGCTGTCCAGAGCGGCTCAAACGTTCTTGATGTCACCACCGGCGCGACTGTAACCAACCTCACCGGTCCGCTTGATTTCAACTCTCGTTTCTACAGCATCCTGACCGATCCCAATACCGCTACGGCCAGCGGCAATGTGAGCGCAACGCCTGTTCCGGTTGCTGCGCCCAACGAACTGACCATCGCCAACTTCAATATGGAGCGCTTCTTTGACACCGTCAACGACCCTGCCACCAGTGACGTTGCGCTTACACCAACGGCCTTTGCCAATCGCCTGAACAAGGCTTCTTTGGCGATCCGCACCGTGCTCAACACGCCGGACGTCATCGGCGTGGAAGAGATGGAAAACCTGACTACTCTGCAAGCGCTCGCGGACAAAGTAAATGCCGACGCAGTTGCCGCTGGCCAGCCTGATCCCAACTATCAGCCGTTTCTGGTTGAGGGCAATGACGTGGGCGGGATCGATGTTGGTCTTCTCGTCAAGGGCGCCATCAACGTGGTCTCTGTGGAGCAGGTTGGCAAGGACACAACTTTCCTCCAGCCCGATGGCACTACCGCGCTGCTCAATGATCGTCCGCCACTGGTGCTGATGGCAACCGCTTCACAGCCGAACTCTGATACTTCACTGCCATTCACCATGGTCGTCAACCATCTACGCTCTCTGCTGAGTATCGATGATCCGGTGGATGGCCCGCGCGTCCGCGCCAAGCGTGAAGCGCAGGCTGAATTCCTGGCTAATCTTTTGCAATTGCATCAGGCTGCAGGTGAAAACGTAATCTCGGTCTGTGATTGCAATGCCTTTGAATTCAGTGACGGCTATGTCGATGTGATAGGGACCATTCTCGGCCGGCCCGCGCCGGTTGATCAGGTTGTTCTTGCCAGCCCAGACCTTGTGGATCCTGACTTCACTGATCTGGTCACTACCTTGCCGCGCGACCAGCAATACTCGTACGACTTCAATGGCAGCCACCAGGTGCTGGACCACGTGGTGGTGAACTCGACCCTGCTGTCAAAGCTGAGCCGTTTCGCTATCGCGCGGAATGATGCGGATTTCCCTGAAGTCTTCCGCAATGATCCCAACCGCCCGGAGCGCATTTCCGACCATGACATGCCCGTGGCTTACTTCACCTTGCCTGAGGCCACGCCTCCGGTATTGCACCTGCCAGCAAACATCACCGCTGAAGCTACCAGCCCAGCGGGGGCGATCGTGAGCTTTATCGCGACGGCAACAGATGCGCGAGACACAAATGTTATTGTGACTTGCGCTCCGCCGTCGGGTTCCACGTTTGCTCTGGGCGGCACAACGGTAAATTGTTCCGCCACCAACAGCCGCAACAAAACCGCGGAAGGCAGCTTCAGCATTACGGTTGTCGACACCACCGCGCCGCTGGTTGTGCTGAACGGCGTCATCAACGGAGCAACCTACACTCTGGGCGCGGTCCCAGCGGCAAGCTGCTCGACCTCGGATTCAGTTACCGGTGTCGCGGTGCAAGCCTCACTTTCCATCAGCGGCGGGACTGCTAACGGCGTTGGCCATTTCACCGCCACATGCAGCGGGGCCCAGGATGGCGCGGGCAATATCGCCGCGCCGGTAAGCGCCAGCTACGATGTGGACTATCTGTTCAACGGCTTCTTCAGCCCCGTTTCAAACAACAAGGTTTTCAAGTTGGGCTCAACCGTTCCCTTGAAATGGACGCTCCAGAACGCGCAACAGGGTTTTATCAGTAGCTTTAGCTCGATTGCAGCCGTGCAGATAGCGCCCGATCCATCGTGCTCAGCCGGCGGTGAGGGCGTTCCTTTTGACGCTGGATCAGCCGGGAATTCCGGGCTGCAGTTCCAGGACAACACTTTCCAGTTCAACTGGAAGACCGATGGCCTGGCCGCCGGATGTTATGAAGCGATCGTTTCTCTGGACGATGGAACCAGAAAACCTGTGTTCGTGACTTTGCGCTAAAAGCAAAACCACGGCTAGACAGAATGATGGGCCTCTGGGACTTGCAGCAATCGCAAGCAAATCTCAGAGGCCCGTTTTTTGTCCGTTGCGGCGTTTGCGAGCTTTAGAGCATTTTCTGAGTTGCTGTATTCCGGTGATGGTGGAGCAAGCCTTCGAGGGCCTGCGGTAAAGCTGCTGAAGAGATTGGTTTTAGCCATCGAGGTAAAACTATGGGGATACACCAACTTTAAATTCCAGTAAAGCGTTTCCTGGGCTACTGTATCCACTACGCACGTCTCGCGGTTAGCGAACCATCTTACCCACGCGACACGCTATCCTGAGGCAAGTTACGCGAATTTGCAGAGGTGTTTCGACACCGTTTCCGCGCAGCCGGGGTCCCCAACGCGCGGTCTTTGCGTGTTGGGGTGGGCAGCCGAAGGATCGGCTCCGCTGCACCGCAGGGCTATCGGGACTGCTTGGATGATCGGCTGTCTGAAGAGCAGCAGCAATCCTAAAATCGCTCCAGGCTTCCCGACAAAATCGATTCCCCCTTGACATCTATACTGTGTGACATATAGTATGTCTTACACACTGTATGAAAAACAGTACCAAGCTCGACGTTGACCTGTTTGAGAACCTCAAGCTGGAACTGCGCCGTGGCTGCCTGATCGTCGCTGTCTTGGCCCAGCTCAGGCAAGAACACTATGGATACACGTTGCGCAAAGCCCTTGACGATCTCGGCTTGGCCATTGATGAAGGCACGCTCTACCCGCTGCTGCGCCGCCTTGAAACGCAGGGCTTGCTGGTCAGTGAGTGGCGTGAAGAAAACAAGCGCAACAAACGCTTTTACCGGCTTTCGCGGCAGGGTGAGCTGATCTTGCAGCACTTATTGCAGGAGTGGCACACCATCAACGCATCTATTGAACGGATTTTGCGGGAGGCATAACTTCTTTATGGAACTTCTTGATCGCTACTTACAGGCTGTTAGATTTTGGCTGCCGCGTGCGCAGCAGGATGACATTATTGCTGAACTCGGTGAGGATCTTCGCTCGCAGATTGAAGAGCGGGAATCTGCGCTGGGCCGACCGATGAACGAGGATGAACTCGTCGCGCTCCTCAAGCAGGCCGGCCATCCTTTGTGGGTTGCCGGACGCTACCAGAAGCAGCAAGCGCTGATTGGCCCGGTGCTGTTCCCGCTTTACAGCTTCGTTTTGAAGATCGTCGCGCTCGGTTATCTTGTGCCATGGCTTGTGGTTTGGATTGTCCTGACGGTGTTTGTGCCCTCGCATCGCGCAGCCGACCCTGTGCTGACTCTGGCTGGCGGCTGGGCTTCATTCTGCACAAACATTATTGTCATTTTCGGCAGCGTCACACTGGCCTTCGCCATCCTGGAACGCGTTCAATCAGCCGTGAGTGTGTTGCAGCAATGGGACCCGCGCAAGCTGCCTCGCCCAAAAGATCGGGTCTCACGCGTGGAATCCGTCTTCGGCCTGGTCTTCAGTATCGTTTATATCGCCTGGTGGCTCTCACTTCCACGTTACGGAGCGTTGATATTTGGACCCATTGCGGGATTTTTCTCACTGAACCCGGCTCTTTACGCCTGGTATCTTCCCCTGCTCGCGCCGCCGTCCATTGTCGCGATGCAGCAATGCGTGAACATCCTGCGCCCGCGGTGGACTTGGCTTCGCGCCGTCGCTCTGCTACTTTCAGATTCCATCGCGCTCTTTATCTTTGTCTCTTTGGCAAAGTTCCATCCTTACTTGATACCAGCAGGGACCGCTAATTTAGACGCACAACATACTCAAGCGCTCGTCAAGTTGAATCAGGTGATTTCGTGGAGCATCCTGTGCGTCGTCATTGGCATTTGTATCGCAGCGATTGTTCACGCTTATCAAACTGTCCGCGAGCTGCGGCGCATGTCCAAAGGCTCGCGCAATGGCGCGGTAATGCCGGCTTCTCAAACACTCTAGCCGCTACTCAAATTCAAAGCCTGGACTTCAGGCTCCGCTGCTGCGCACCACGGGCCAGCGCCTGAGGACCTTCTGGTTTCCGGCCTTCCATTTGGAATACGTTGCTTGAAACGTCAATGCCGGATCAATCACGACGGTGAGGTCGGTATTGTCCTTAAAGCGAATGGAGACGCAATGATAATCGGAGTCGAGACTTAACTCGACCTTTTCTACCGTCCGGCCACGGGCCTGTGGAAAGTTCACCAAACGCGCGTAGGTATTTTCATGGGGCGTCCGATCGCGGCGGGCCTTTTGTGTGGCTTTCTTAGGGGATTGCTTCGGCATAGTGAAATCCTGCTCCCTGTTATTCTTAGCAGAAAAGGTGTTCCATGTATGGAACAAATGAGTCAACGGGAAGGATCGTGTGTAGAGTGAAATGGACGTAGCCAAAACTGTGTACCGGAAGCTTCGCGAGGCGCAAGGCGAATTGACGCAACGTGCCTTTGCCAGAAAGCTAGGTATCTCAGTTGGATTGGTAGCCCGCCTGACCACCGGTCCTGAAAATATGACTTTATCGACTCTTGCGAAGATCAGCCGCGCCTTGCACGTTATGCCGTCACAGCTCCTGGACGATGGCGACACACACCATCGCAAAGGCCGCTAAAAGCGCGTGTGTAGAGTGCAAGGAGCATAGCCAAAACTGTGGCGCCGGAAGACGAAAA encodes:
- a CDS encoding MEDS domain-containing protein, which codes for MVFQQGDHVCALYLTPEEQLTAAVEYIRGGLGRGERCFYVCCEHTLDEFRSALKQGGIDVESEEARGAILLATKDSGHLEGGKFDPEKMIALLESAVNDALSAGFKGLCAAGDMNWVLDGVPGTEKLVEYEARLNRFYESSHALGLCLYNLRTMPPESIDHCLATHKFVRIEGPILLSNPFYELPEEAFSRTARPDEVAGKLQIIYAA
- a CDS encoding PxKF domain-containing protein, which encodes MKTKSLSLRLALCLVLLLSSVLVSPPRVVKASTNGIVISQIYGGGGNAGSTFKNDFIEIFNADGATVNLSGWSVQYSSAAGTTWQVTALNGSLAPGQYFLIQESQGAGGTTNLPTPNATGNIAMSATAGKVALVSSTVALSGGCPVGGAIVDFVGYGTGTGGASCFEGTAAAPTLTNTTADFRRNNGLQDTDSNTADFITGAPNPRNTPVGTTNPSGAGAASPASVIQGGTTLLTVLVTTGANPTSSGIVVSGDLSSIGGSATEPFFDDGTNGDVTAGNNTFSFSTVVTITTTPGTKSLPISISDAQGRSGSATITLTVTTAPLNLSIHDIQGPGDTSPVVGKLVSTTGIVTAVVSNGFFIQNPDNAADADPNTSEGVFVFTSSRPAAVAAVGNFVQVTGTVNEFIPSSDPNSPPSTEISGSPSISLISTGNPLPTPVTLTAADTNPAGPIDQLEKYEGMRVHVDVMTVSGPTDGNLNEANATSTSNGVFFGVIAGILQPFREPGVQLPDPLPAGAPLTVTRWDTNPEILRVNTAVQSGSNVLDVTTGATVTNLTGPLDFNSRFYSILTDPNTATASGNVSATPVPVAAPNELTIANFNMERFFDTVNDPATSDVALTPTAFANRLNKASLAIRTVLNTPDVIGVEEMENLTTLQALADKVNADAVAAGQPDPNYQPFLVEGNDVGGIDVGLLVKGAINVVSVEQVGKDTTFLQPDGTTALLNDRPPLVLMATASQPNSDTSLPFTMVVNHLRSLLSIDDPVDGPRVRAKREAQAEFLANLLQLHQAAGENVISVCDCNAFEFSDGYVDVIGTILGRPAPVDQVVLASPDLVDPDFTDLVTTLPRDQQYSYDFNGSHQVLDHVVVNSTLLSKLSRFAIARNDADFPEVFRNDPNRPERISDHDMPVAYFTLPEATPPVLHLPANITAEATSPAGAIVSFIATATDARDTNVIVTCAPPSGSTFALGGTTVNCSATNSRNKTAEGSFSITVVDTTAPLVVLNGVINGATYTLGAVPAASCSTSDSVTGVAVQASLSISGGTANGVGHFTATCSGAQDGAGNIAAPVSASYDVDYLFNGFFSPVSNNKVFKLGSTVPLKWTLQNAQQGFISSFSSIAAVQIAPDPSCSAGGEGVPFDAGSAGNSGLQFQDNTFQFNWKTDGLAAGCYEAIVSLDDGTRKPVFVTLR
- a CDS encoding helix-turn-helix transcriptional regulator, giving the protein MKNSTKLDVDLFENLKLELRRGCLIVAVLAQLRQEHYGYTLRKALDDLGLAIDEGTLYPLLRRLETQGLLVSEWREENKRNKRFYRLSRQGELILQHLLQEWHTINASIERILREA
- a CDS encoding helix-turn-helix transcriptional regulator, yielding MDVAKTVYRKLREAQGELTQRAFARKLGISVGLVARLTTGPENMTLSTLAKISRALHVMPSQLLDDGDTHHRKGR